The Leptospira levettii genome has a segment encoding these proteins:
- a CDS encoding proline--tRNA ligase yields MKASSYLIPTAKEDPQDAVVASHKLMMRAGLIRKSAAGLYSYLPLGLRVLRKIEGIVRKEMDAAGALEFQLPILTPSEIWKESGRWDKMGKEMFRLKDRHDNESCLGPTHEESFCVLVKPMVRSYKDLPINIYQIHTKFRDEIRPRFGVIRSREFTMKDAYSFHLDDESLDKTYQTMRKTYRRIFAGMGLSTIPVQADSGNMGGSASEEFMVVSPIGEETLTICPSCHYSGNIEKTPVIAKKKTAKQAFNGNGKLHTPAKKSITEVAEFLNTKEENLLKAVALVADGQYVLVFLEGDRELNENKLKNHLGCNELRPMGPAEMEKLGLVPGFIGPGFPKSESLKIYIDALIDWNFTYIAGANEMDHHIAGVQLTSYFQEEEVTKIDVSQAKVGDPCPSCGTGLTAEKGIEVGHIFKLGQKYSKAFDITVLNDKGKATTTTMGCYGIGVNRCMATVIEQCNDDKGIFWPVSIAPFTVCLVSIAKNPEDIAKIESIYKALVASGIEVLWDDRDLGPGFKFKDSELIGFPIRITLGKGFLEKNEITILDRKSMAEETIPFTTNEDLVKNLQKKIAILEESIQKDVTQAGT; encoded by the coding sequence ATGAAAGCTAGTTCCTATTTAATCCCTACTGCGAAAGAAGACCCACAAGATGCGGTAGTTGCTTCACATAAATTAATGATGCGTGCAGGCCTTATTCGTAAATCAGCTGCGGGACTGTATTCCTATTTACCACTTGGGTTACGAGTACTTCGTAAGATTGAAGGTATTGTCAGAAAAGAAATGGATGCGGCTGGTGCCTTGGAATTCCAACTTCCGATTCTAACTCCGAGTGAAATTTGGAAAGAATCAGGTCGTTGGGACAAAATGGGAAAAGAGATGTTTCGTTTGAAAGACCGCCATGACAACGAAAGTTGCCTTGGTCCCACACATGAAGAATCGTTTTGTGTGCTTGTAAAACCAATGGTTCGCTCTTATAAAGACCTTCCGATCAATATATACCAAATTCACACAAAGTTCCGTGATGAAATCCGCCCACGCTTTGGTGTGATTCGCTCTCGTGAATTTACAATGAAAGATGCATATTCCTTTCATCTAGATGATGAGTCTTTAGACAAAACCTACCAAACGATGCGTAAAACCTATCGTAGGATTTTTGCAGGCATGGGCCTCTCAACGATTCCCGTGCAAGCAGACTCTGGCAATATGGGTGGTTCGGCATCAGAAGAGTTTATGGTCGTGTCACCGATTGGGGAAGAAACACTCACAATTTGTCCTTCCTGCCATTATTCAGGGAATATTGAAAAAACTCCTGTGATCGCCAAAAAAAAGACAGCCAAACAAGCGTTCAATGGCAACGGTAAATTACATACTCCTGCAAAAAAATCCATCACAGAAGTCGCAGAGTTTTTAAACACAAAAGAAGAGAACCTTTTAAAAGCAGTGGCACTTGTTGCCGATGGACAGTATGTCCTCGTTTTTTTAGAAGGGGATCGGGAACTAAACGAAAATAAATTAAAAAACCATTTGGGTTGTAATGAACTTAGACCGATGGGCCCAGCGGAAATGGAAAAACTAGGTCTTGTTCCTGGATTCATCGGGCCAGGTTTTCCAAAATCAGAATCACTTAAAATTTACATTGATGCTCTTATCGATTGGAATTTTACCTATATTGCTGGTGCAAACGAGATGGATCACCACATAGCGGGCGTTCAGCTCACATCTTATTTCCAAGAAGAGGAAGTGACTAAGATTGATGTTTCGCAAGCAAAAGTAGGAGACCCTTGTCCTTCGTGCGGAACTGGACTCACCGCAGAGAAGGGGATTGAAGTCGGTCATATTTTTAAATTAGGCCAAAAGTATTCCAAAGCATTTGATATAACAGTTCTCAATGACAAAGGAAAGGCAACTACCACTACCATGGGTTGTTACGGGATTGGTGTGAATCGTTGTATGGCCACTGTTATCGAACAATGTAATGATGACAAAGGGATTTTTTGGCCTGTCTCTATCGCACCATTTACTGTTTGTTTGGTGAGTATTGCAAAAAATCCAGAAGACATTGCTAAAATTGAATCCATTTACAAAGCGCTTGTTGCTTCTGGAATTGAAGTGTTGTGGGATGACCGTGACCTCGGCCCTGGATTCAAATTCAAAGATTCGGAACTCATCGGATTCCCCATTCGAATCACTTTAGGAAAAGGGTTCTTGGAAAAAAATGAAATCACGATTCTGGATCGTAAATCAATGGCGGAAGAGACCATTCCTTTTACGACAAACGAAGATCTCGTCAAGAACCTACAGAAAAAAATCGCAATCCTTGAAGAATCCATCCAAAAGGACGTTACGCAAGCGGGAACATGA
- the trpA gene encoding tryptophan synthase subunit alpha, which yields MSKIKDLFESGKIKSAFIPYFTLGDPNYNDSIEFGKTILDNGADILELGIPFSDPVADGPVIQRAVARSLKNKFSFSEIFRVTKEIHLHKKEVPLVYLTYFNPIFHCGIEEFLNQAKDSGIVGLVIPDLPFDTKESEFLFQELRKRDMDLIHLVTPASTKKRIEALKKTSTGFIYYVTSFGVTGERREFSVDLKERIRFLKETIQLPICAGFGISTPDQAGQISGYADGIIIGSAIQRIIEENGHEFPKAKQALADYIAKIRVAIP from the coding sequence ATGAGTAAAATAAAAGATCTTTTTGAAAGTGGAAAAATTAAATCTGCGTTTATTCCCTACTTTACGTTAGGAGACCCAAATTATAACGATTCCATCGAATTTGGGAAAACAATTTTAGACAATGGTGCTGATATCTTAGAATTGGGGATTCCCTTTTCTGATCCAGTCGCAGATGGCCCTGTAATCCAAAGAGCAGTTGCAAGATCTTTGAAAAATAAATTTTCCTTCTCCGAAATCTTTCGAGTGACGAAAGAAATTCACTTACACAAAAAAGAAGTGCCTCTTGTTTACTTAACTTACTTCAATCCAATCTTTCACTGCGGGATCGAAGAGTTTTTAAACCAAGCAAAAGATTCTGGGATTGTTGGCCTTGTGATCCCTGATTTACCTTTTGATACCAAAGAAAGTGAATTTTTATTCCAAGAACTTAGAAAAAGAGATATGGATTTAATCCACTTAGTCACACCAGCTTCGACTAAAAAACGAATTGAAGCATTGAAAAAAACTTCTACTGGTTTTATTTACTATGTTACTTCCTTTGGTGTGACTGGTGAACGTCGCGAGTTCTCTGTCGATTTGAAAGAAAGGATTCGGTTTCTAAAGGAAACCATTCAATTGCCAATTTGTGCTGGGTTTGGTATCTCCACGCCAGACCAAGCAGGTCAAATTTCTGGCTATGCGGATGGAATCATCATCGGATCTGCCATCCAAAGGATCATTGAAGAAAATGGACATGAATTTCCCAAGGCCAAACAAGCTTTGGCAGATTACATAGCCAAGATTCGGGTTGCCATTCCCTAA
- a CDS encoding adenylate/guanylate cyclase domain-containing protein: protein MSDKESKSLSILDYLSIAVATLGSLGVIVSVVMTGWVYEYSFLIGGMLLLLTSSYFVYKIIEKVSKDKQKSGAIWLSYVIAIFMYTMVNTFQPLKELEENSISFRFQFLRGSNTKTESEGDTGRIEYIQYNPPAKARKDINIIGITTESLEKLQGTWPLPWSYYADIIETFKDSNNILMFDIFFVDYKPGQTEEMVTALQKNRNVLFDYPMEVSAESKEAVLNLEKRIDILRKFQLKNVIDENDGGISWVKFPQPPIEPIGELSAGLGFANVKKDESGLNRKMPLVVKVYNSGRDRETEYFPSIDLLIVCQYYGINVQNDVEVNMGHYVKLKNIPNKIIREFNVKARKFEERDVMHIPNEKREVVIPIDWEGQMEINYVGGRYSFKQNEIFEVTNDWNPELLEANQINNKIFLVAMYYATGRGASKDSHLSPFGDMSGIEHHAHAVNTILNQDFLSTMPNWGIFLIYVGLGVMIGFLQPRVKTHIGFAIMLTQLLLYVIAALYIFQTFNLITVLPSVTIEQIVVFVAIIGFRILTEEENVKYIRQTFSKFVSKDVVDELLKHPDNLALGGSKREITIFFSDVRGFTTISEQLGPEDLVKLLNEYLSAMTDIIIEYKGTIDKYMGDAIMAFWGAPVPLEDHAYYACVAALAQLDHLKVLQQKWAERNVPVIDIGCGLNSGPAVVGNMGSSHRMEYTCMGDTINLGSRLEGSNKMYTTNIIISEYTYEKVKDRVVTRELDLVRVKGKTQPVRIYELLGITNPEDMEKMKRPLQKAAT, encoded by the coding sequence ATGTCCGACAAAGAATCAAAATCGCTTTCGATTTTGGATTACCTCAGCATTGCTGTTGCCACCCTTGGGTCACTCGGTGTGATCGTATCTGTTGTCATGACAGGATGGGTATATGAATATTCCTTCCTGATTGGTGGGATGCTTTTACTCCTCACTTCTTCCTATTTTGTTTACAAAATCATTGAAAAGGTTTCCAAAGACAAACAAAAGTCAGGCGCCATCTGGTTATCCTATGTAATTGCCATCTTTATGTATACGATGGTAAATACATTCCAACCTCTCAAAGAGTTAGAAGAAAATTCCATTTCATTTCGTTTCCAGTTTTTACGTGGATCCAATACAAAAACAGAAAGTGAGGGAGATACTGGCCGAATTGAATACATTCAGTACAACCCTCCTGCAAAAGCAAGAAAGGATATCAACATCATTGGTATCACAACTGAATCACTTGAAAAATTACAAGGTACTTGGCCACTTCCTTGGAGTTATTATGCTGATATCATCGAAACATTTAAAGACTCCAACAACATTCTCATGTTCGATATTTTCTTCGTGGATTACAAACCCGGCCAAACAGAAGAGATGGTCACTGCATTGCAAAAGAATCGCAATGTTTTATTTGACTACCCTATGGAAGTCAGTGCGGAATCCAAGGAAGCAGTTCTCAATCTAGAAAAACGGATTGATATCTTACGTAAGTTTCAATTAAAGAATGTCATCGATGAAAATGATGGTGGAATATCCTGGGTAAAATTTCCGCAACCTCCAATCGAACCAATCGGTGAATTATCGGCTGGTCTCGGTTTTGCGAATGTCAAAAAAGATGAATCAGGATTAAACCGCAAAATGCCTCTTGTGGTGAAAGTTTATAATTCAGGACGAGATAGAGAAACAGAATACTTCCCATCCATTGACTTACTCATTGTTTGCCAATACTATGGTATCAATGTTCAAAATGATGTAGAAGTGAACATGGGACATTACGTAAAATTAAAAAATATCCCAAACAAAATCATCCGCGAATTCAATGTGAAAGCTCGTAAGTTTGAAGAACGTGATGTAATGCACATTCCAAACGAAAAAAGAGAAGTAGTCATCCCAATTGATTGGGAAGGTCAAATGGAAATCAATTATGTGGGAGGAAGATACTCATTCAAACAAAATGAAATCTTTGAAGTCACAAATGATTGGAATCCAGAATTACTCGAAGCAAACCAAATTAACAATAAAATTTTCCTAGTTGCGATGTACTATGCAACTGGTCGTGGAGCATCGAAAGACTCCCACTTATCTCCGTTTGGTGATATGTCGGGAATTGAACACCACGCTCACGCAGTTAATACAATCTTAAACCAGGACTTTTTGTCCACAATGCCAAACTGGGGAATCTTTTTGATTTATGTTGGACTTGGTGTGATGATTGGATTTTTGCAACCACGTGTTAAAACTCACATTGGTTTTGCAATTATGTTAACGCAGTTGTTATTGTATGTGATTGCAGCACTTTATATTTTCCAAACTTTTAACCTCATTACAGTCTTACCATCTGTAACTATCGAACAAATTGTTGTTTTTGTGGCCATCATTGGATTTAGAATTTTAACAGAGGAAGAGAACGTAAAATACATTCGTCAAACTTTCTCCAAATTCGTATCCAAAGATGTTGTGGATGAACTCCTCAAACACCCTGACAATTTAGCACTCGGTGGATCCAAACGAGAAATCACCATCTTTTTCTCGGACGTCCGTGGGTTTACAACCATCTCTGAACAATTGGGACCTGAAGATTTGGTGAAGTTACTCAATGAGTATCTTTCTGCCATGACAGACATCATCATCGAATACAAAGGAACCATCGATAAATACATGGGAGATGCAATCATGGCATTCTGGGGTGCTCCCGTTCCTTTGGAAGACCATGCTTATTATGCTTGTGTGGCAGCCCTTGCACAACTCGATCATTTAAAGGTGCTCCAACAAAAATGGGCAGAACGGAATGTTCCAGTGATCGACATCGGTTGTGGTCTCAATTCAGGCCCTGCTGTTGTCGGAAACATGGGATCATCTCATAGGATGGAATACACTTGTATGGGTGATACAATCAACTTAGGATCCCGTTTGGAAGGTTCCAATAAGATGTACACCACAAATATCATCATCTCGGAATACACCTATGAAAAAGTGAAAGACCGAGTTGTGACAAGAGAACTTGATTTGGTGCGTGTAAAAGGAAAAACCCAACCTGTTCGGATTTACGAATTGCTTGGAATCACAAACCCAGAAGATATGGAGAAAATGAAGCGGCCACTCCAAAAGGCGGCAACATGA
- the dxr gene encoding 1-deoxy-D-xylulose-5-phosphate reductoisomerase, with the protein MVGVSVLGISGSVGSSTVKVLRQFRDQFSLRSFSVHSNWETAKVLIAEFSPEVVCLTDPKLVGQFGDRFGSTKILYGDNTLTDLVKLPSVDVVVTAVVGARGVLPTIAAIEAGKKIAIANKETLVTFGPLINRLVAKHKTLMVPVDSEHNALFQLIERETRSNIRAITLTASGGSFRTLPIEELEHVSVKQALNHPTWSMGPKITVDSAGLINKGLEVIEAHFLFGFSYDEIEVVIHPQSLTHGIIETRDGACLQYTSHPDMVYPIAHSLFYPNPTPQMLIERKPSTWKTLEFFPPDTKRYPGLTLAYQAGKAGGVAPCIFNAANEEAVALFLEEKISFTTIPRLIESALNHVKNEFPDTLEGYLEKDKETRNLIQSEFLKGGVTT; encoded by the coding sequence ATGGTAGGTGTCTCGGTATTAGGAATTTCAGGTTCTGTTGGGTCTTCCACCGTGAAGGTGCTCCGGCAATTCCGAGACCAATTTTCGTTACGTAGTTTTTCGGTTCACTCCAATTGGGAAACGGCGAAGGTCCTTATTGCTGAATTTTCTCCCGAAGTGGTTTGTCTCACCGATCCCAAGTTAGTGGGTCAGTTTGGGGATCGTTTTGGTTCCACAAAGATTTTATATGGAGACAATACTCTTACTGACTTAGTCAAATTGCCATCAGTGGATGTGGTAGTTACCGCAGTGGTTGGGGCAAGGGGAGTCCTTCCTACCATCGCGGCCATTGAAGCTGGCAAAAAAATTGCCATTGCCAATAAAGAAACACTCGTTACCTTTGGCCCTCTCATTAATCGTTTGGTGGCAAAACACAAAACCTTAATGGTTCCCGTGGATTCCGAACACAATGCACTCTTCCAACTCATTGAAAGGGAAACCCGTTCCAATATCCGAGCAATTACCCTCACTGCATCGGGCGGGAGTTTTCGCACACTTCCCATCGAAGAGTTGGAACATGTTTCCGTGAAACAGGCGCTAAACCATCCTACATGGTCGATGGGTCCGAAAATCACTGTGGACTCGGCAGGGCTTATCAATAAGGGTCTCGAAGTCATCGAAGCGCATTTTCTCTTTGGGTTTTCGTATGACGAGATTGAGGTGGTGATCCATCCGCAGTCTCTCACTCATGGCATCATTGAAACGAGAGACGGCGCTTGTTTGCAATACACAAGCCACCCCGATATGGTGTATCCCATTGCACATTCCTTATTTTATCCAAATCCAACACCGCAAATGCTCATCGAACGAAAACCTTCCACTTGGAAAACCTTGGAATTTTTTCCACCAGATACCAAACGTTATCCGGGACTGACTCTTGCATACCAAGCAGGAAAAGCAGGTGGTGTGGCACCTTGTATTTTTAATGCAGCAAACGAAGAAGCTGTGGCGTTATTTTTAGAAGAAAAAATATCTTTTACTACAATTCCTAGGCTCATTGAGTCTGCCTTAAACCATGTCAAAAATGAATTTCCAGATACCTTAGAAGGGTATTTGGAAAAAGACAAGGAAACACGTAATTTGATCCAATCTGAATTTTTAAAAGGGGGAGTGACTACATGA
- a CDS encoding site-2 protease family protein — translation MIVLILGAVFMLAVSIFIHELGHLLCGKLVGVEARIFSLGYGKGIWKKRIGKTIYQITAIPIGGYVLFRGDDYSKTKKPKQGDLLATPPLRRMVPVLGGPFANLVLGFLLLFVLELSGDSPSSNRIFIEDANKVSSPAYNAGLRTGDKILSINGKPTESFEDIFTNVSLTSGDPIQVTYKRENETKTVEIVPNLYSAGGHPTIGVMPYGERRVVATFTYGEQISHFMANVLDKEDKSSVYFQEKIEERKEEIPEELLKQHEIAEREKSLRRRALSFLKDGDMILTVAGVDVHTVPELQTELGKHQGKTIPVEVERKTYPLLTPWATEKVTIQIPVLGANVFEFWNIEHPKFPELGIPYFRLDSYDAEIENRLSNLKIENQSFETADAFTSYLKTNAGKKEIWIGNMKYFADVNLKPIGLLGFRASMKFEAEKLQKETTVYSSLLGAGNKVYENVSTTLKGIGMLFSGLLSPKENLSGPIGIVQIAGISLEYGWVTYLDFVAKISLALMVMNLLPIPMADGGHIVLYAYEAITGRPLPRKAIEAIFRLGFFFLIGLGLYVSFNDVMRIF, via the coding sequence ATGATCGTATTAATACTCGGCGCTGTATTCATGTTAGCTGTATCGATTTTTATCCATGAATTGGGGCACCTCTTATGTGGGAAATTGGTAGGTGTGGAAGCACGTATTTTTTCGTTAGGTTATGGGAAAGGGATTTGGAAAAAACGGATTGGCAAAACCATCTACCAAATCACAGCCATACCCATCGGTGGTTATGTTTTATTTCGTGGTGATGATTATAGCAAAACTAAAAAGCCAAAACAAGGCGATTTACTTGCGACTCCACCACTTCGTCGTATGGTTCCAGTCCTTGGAGGTCCATTCGCCAATTTAGTGTTAGGGTTTTTGTTATTATTTGTTTTGGAACTATCGGGAGATAGTCCCTCATCGAACCGCATCTTTATTGAAGATGCAAATAAAGTATCAAGCCCTGCTTACAATGCAGGTCTCCGCACCGGTGACAAAATTCTATCCATCAATGGAAAACCCACTGAAAGTTTCGAAGATATTTTTACTAATGTGAGTTTAACTTCTGGTGATCCGATCCAAGTGACTTACAAACGGGAAAACGAAACTAAGACAGTCGAAATTGTTCCCAACTTATACTCTGCTGGTGGGCATCCTACGATTGGGGTCATGCCATACGGCGAGAGAAGAGTGGTTGCCACGTTTACATACGGAGAACAGATCAGTCACTTTATGGCAAATGTTTTAGATAAAGAAGATAAATCTTCCGTTTACTTCCAAGAAAAAATTGAAGAACGAAAAGAAGAAATTCCAGAAGAACTTCTGAAACAACATGAAATTGCAGAACGGGAAAAATCACTCAGACGACGTGCTCTCTCTTTTTTGAAAGATGGAGATATGATTTTAACTGTTGCAGGTGTGGATGTTCATACCGTTCCTGAATTACAAACGGAACTTGGAAAACACCAAGGAAAAACCATTCCTGTCGAAGTGGAACGTAAAACCTATCCACTTCTCACACCTTGGGCAACGGAAAAAGTAACCATCCAAATTCCTGTGTTAGGTGCCAATGTATTTGAATTTTGGAACATCGAACACCCCAAATTCCCTGAATTAGGAATTCCTTATTTTCGATTGGATAGTTATGATGCAGAAATTGAAAATCGACTTTCCAATTTAAAAATAGAGAACCAATCTTTTGAAACAGCGGATGCTTTTACCTCCTATTTGAAAACAAATGCGGGCAAAAAAGAAATCTGGATCGGCAATATGAAATACTTTGCTGATGTGAATTTGAAACCCATTGGTCTCCTCGGGTTTCGTGCTTCGATGAAATTTGAAGCCGAAAAATTACAAAAAGAAACCACAGTGTATTCTTCGCTTTTGGGCGCTGGGAACAAAGTGTATGAGAATGTTTCCACTACCTTAAAAGGGATAGGCATGTTGTTTTCGGGACTACTCTCTCCAAAGGAAAATCTCTCTGGTCCCATTGGGATTGTACAGATCGCAGGGATTAGTTTGGAGTATGGATGGGTTACTTACCTTGACTTTGTTGCTAAGATATCACTCGCTCTTATGGTGATGAACTTACTTCCCATTCCTATGGCAGATGGTGGACATATTGTACTCTATGCATATGAAGCAATTACAGGAAGGCCACTTCCAAGAAAGGCAATTGAAGCTATCTTCCGTTTGGGATTTTTCTTTCTCATTGGACTTGGGCTTTATGTTTCCTTCAATGATGTGATGCGTATTTTTTAA
- the trpB gene encoding tryptophan synthase subunit beta, which produces MGKNQPGYFGEFGGRYAPEILTEALEELESTYHKLKKSKKFKKELEFYLSNYVGRPSPLTFAERLTKHWGGARIWLKREDLNHTGAHKINNAIGQALIAKFMGKKRIIAETGAGQHGLATATVGAMFGMETVVYMGAVDVERQNLNAKKIEMLGAKILPVTAGEATLKEATSEAMRDWALNVSTTHYIVGSAIGPHPFPTIVRDLQAVIGKEARSQFKKQNHKLPHAIVACVGGGSNAIGMFTAFLKDKHVAIYGAEAGGLGPNPGEHSATLTYGKTGFLHGTKTLIIQDDAGQIVPAHSVSAGLDYPGVGPEHAFLSQSKRVDYRMVTDEQALDCFLEVTRIEGIIPALETAHAFHVARDVAKDLGKKKDLIICLSGRGDKDVTEVLRLLGEKSK; this is translated from the coding sequence ATGGGCAAAAACCAACCTGGATATTTTGGAGAATTTGGCGGTCGATACGCACCAGAAATTCTAACAGAAGCTCTTGAAGAGCTTGAATCCACCTATCACAAGTTAAAGAAAAGTAAAAAGTTCAAAAAAGAATTGGAATTTTACTTAAGCAATTACGTCGGAAGACCTAGTCCTTTAACTTTTGCAGAACGTCTCACCAAACATTGGGGAGGTGCACGTATTTGGTTAAAACGTGAAGATCTAAATCATACTGGTGCTCATAAAATTAATAATGCCATCGGACAAGCGTTAATTGCAAAATTCATGGGCAAAAAACGAATCATTGCAGAGACTGGCGCTGGTCAACATGGCCTTGCTACAGCTACTGTTGGTGCTATGTTTGGTATGGAAACAGTTGTGTATATGGGAGCAGTTGATGTCGAAAGACAAAATCTGAATGCCAAAAAGATTGAGATGTTAGGTGCTAAAATATTGCCAGTTACTGCTGGGGAAGCCACTCTCAAAGAAGCCACAAGCGAAGCCATGCGTGATTGGGCACTCAATGTTTCAACAACTCATTATATTGTTGGATCTGCGATTGGTCCTCATCCATTCCCTACAATCGTACGTGATTTACAAGCTGTGATTGGAAAGGAAGCTAGGTCACAATTTAAAAAACAGAATCATAAACTCCCTCATGCAATTGTTGCCTGTGTTGGAGGTGGATCAAATGCGATCGGGATGTTCACTGCATTTTTAAAAGACAAACATGTAGCCATTTATGGTGCAGAAGCAGGAGGACTTGGTCCAAATCCTGGTGAACATTCTGCCACTTTAACCTATGGTAAAACTGGGTTTTTACATGGAACAAAAACTCTTATCATCCAAGATGATGCAGGTCAAATTGTACCCGCACATTCTGTATCAGCCGGTTTAGACTATCCTGGTGTTGGTCCCGAACATGCTTTTTTGTCTCAATCAAAACGAGTGGATTATCGAATGGTTACCGATGAACAGGCATTAGATTGTTTTTTGGAAGTGACAAGGATTGAAGGGATTATACCTGCTCTCGAAACAGCACATGCGTTTCATGTCGCAAGAGACGTAGCTAAAGATTTAGGAAAAAAGAAAGATCTTATCATTTGTCTATCGGGTCGTGGTGATAAAGATGTTACGGAAGTACTCCGTTTGTTAGGTGAAAAGAGTAAATGA